Proteins encoded by one window of Cloeon dipterum chromosome 2, ieCloDipt1.1, whole genome shotgun sequence:
- the P58IPK gene encoding dnaJ homolog subfamily C member 3, with protein sequence MDHRRQIRMWVAALFGFFLVLDEYHCDQSSDVEKHLEMGRLMLARNQLQDALTHYHAAVDGDPSNYLTFFKRATVYLALGKAKFALADLDRVLELKPDFIAARLQVAQVLLKQGDLNTAEKVFYDVLSLVPSSEEAMLGIQKVEPLKQNIETARILQIQGDHHGAYSILTSVIESMPWDATLREMRAESRMALGDARGAIADIRSVTRMSNDNTEGYLRLSKMYYDIGEAEESLREIRECLRLDADHKECFAHYKIVKKVAKAITDMIAGETGGDFEQCSSEAKKVLKFEPRAEMVRFLAYEALCKCERRLSRFSESLNNCNEALKIQSIQSVFCERAETYLDTDMFDDAIRDYQAALEIEDGMQRAREGIERAKKMQKQSERRDYYKILGVSRQAGKKEIVKAYRKAAQQWHPDNFQGDEKKMAEKKFIDIAAAKEVLTDPEKRQKFDNGEDPLDPEGQRQQGFNPFQQFHNSPFQFKFHFN encoded by the exons ATGGACCACAGAAGACAAATAAGGATGTGGGTGGCCGCACTCTTTGGTTTCTTTTTAGTCCTTGATG AATATCACTGTGATCAAAGTAGCGATGTCGAAAAACACTTGGAAATGGGCCGACTGATGTTGGCTCGGAATCAACTGCAAGACGCTCTCACGCACTATCATGCAGCTGTAG ATGGAGATCCCAGTAATTATTTAACCTTCTTCAAGCGTGCCACTGTGTATTTGGCTTTAGGGAAAGCTAAATTTGCTCTTGCTGACTTAGACAGGGTTCTGGAATTGAAACCTGACTTCATTGCT GCTAGATTGCAAGTGGCGCAAGTGTTATTAAAGCAGGGAGACTTGAACACTGCTGAAAAAGTTTTCTATGATGTT CTCAGCCTTGTGCCATCCAGTGAGGAGGCTATGCTTGGAATACAGAAAGTTGAGCCACTCAAACAAAACATAGAAACTGCAAGAATATTGCAAATCCAGGGAGATCACCATGGCGCATACTCAATTTTGACATCTGTCATTGAG TCGATGCCATGGGACGCTACTCTGAGGGAAATGCGAGCTGAGAGCCGAATGGCCCTTGGTGATGCAAGAGGTGCCATTGCGGACATTAGGAGTGTCACAAGAATGAGCAACGACAATACTGAAGGATACTTAAGACTTTCCAAGATGTATTATGATATTGGAGAAGCTGAGGAGTCACTAAG GGAGATCAGAGAATGTTTGCGCCTTGACGCGGACCACAAAGAATGCTTTGCGCACTACAAGATAGTCAAAAAGGTTGCGAAAGCAATCACTGATATGATCGCTGGTGAAACAGGTGGAGACTTTGAACAGTGTTCATCAGAGGCCAAAAAGGTTCTCAAATTTGAGCCTCGGGCTGAAATGGTGCGATTCCTCGCTTATGAGGCCCTCTGCAAGTGCGAACGAAGGCTGAGCCGCTTCTCAGAGAGTTTAAACAACTGCAACGAAGCACTCAAAATCCAAAGTATCCAGTCTGTTTTCTGCGAAAGAGCAGAGACCTATCTCGACACAGACATGTTTGACGATG CCATTCGTGATTACCAAGCTGCTCTGGAAATTGAGGATGGCATGCAAAGGGCACGTGAGGGTATTGAGAGGGCGAAGAAAATGCAGAAGCAGTCAGAGCGACGAGACTACTACAAGATTCTTGGTGTCTCCAGGCAAGCTGGCAAGAAGGAAATCGTGAAAGCATACag GAAAGCTGCGCAACAGTGGCATCCTGATAATTTCCAGGGTGATGAGAAGAAGATGGCTGAGAAAAAGTTCATTGATATTGCAGCTGCCAAAGAAGTTCTCACTGATCCAG aaaagcGACAGAAATTTGACAACGGAGAAGATCCTCTTGATCCGGAAGGTCAGCGGCAGCAGGGTTTCAATCCATTTCAACAATTTCACAACAGCcctttccaatttaaattccacttCAACTGA